The Gemmatimonas aurantiaca T-27 DNA segment GTGTGAGTGGCCAGGGCTTTACCGCCGTGGAGCCCGTGTCGCTCGAAGGACGCAACTTCAAGCGCTCGCTGGCGCAGGATCTCAAGCCGGATACCCGCATTGTCATCGAGCTGCCGTCGACCGGCACGCCGGGGCGCAATCTGTACATCGCAGCGCTGCTGGCCGCGATCGGTTTCATGATGCTGCTGGTGCTGTCGCGTTCGATGCAGCGTACGGCCAGCAAGCGTGCCGGTGCGGCGATCACGCCAAGTTTGCGGCCCCGCGAGTCCGAAGCACCGTTGGCGGATCGTCTCGCGCAGGAGATCGCGGCGCTCGACGCCACGTATGCGCGTCAGCAGGAGCCGTCGGCCAGTGTGCAGCAGGCGTACACCACGCGTCGTGCCGAGCTGCGCGCCGCCTTGGCCGCCGAGTTGGGGCAACCGTTCGACAGTAGCGAGTCGAAGTAGGCACTTTTGTCACTGAGGCAGGTCATCGTTATGCGGCATCCTCTCGTGGCCCTGCTGGCCGGCGCGCTGGCAATCATGGCGGCCTGCACGACCGCCGCAGACAAGCCGGCCGCCATCGATTCCAGTCACGCCGCCGCGCCTGCCGACACCGATGATTTTGGTGCACCGCTGCCCACCGATGCCCGCTTCGCGGCTCGTGTGGTGTCACTCAATCCGGCCGCGACCGAAATCATCTTCGCCATCGGTGCCGACAGTGCTCTGGTCGGACGCTCACGCTGGGATGAATTCCCCAAGGAAGTTGAGCGCATCATGCCGGTGGGGGATGGCATCCGGCCGAGCATCGAGACGGTCCTGTCGGTGCAACCCACGCTGGTCATCCTGTATGCAACCGCCGACAATCGATCGGCGGCGGAAGCGCTCACGCGCGCCGGGGTGAAGACCGTGGCGCTGCGGGCCGATCGTATCGCGGGTTTTTATGCCCTCACCCAACGGCTTGGTGTCA contains these protein-coding regions:
- a CDS encoding ABC transporter substrate-binding protein translates to MRHPLVALLAGALAIMAACTTAADKPAAIDSSHAAAPADTDDFGAPLPTDARFAARVVSLNPAATEIIFAIGADSALVGRSRWDEFPKEVERIMPVGDGIRPSIETVLSVQPTLVILYATADNRSAAEALTRAGVKTVALRADRIAGFYALTQRLGVMLGATTRADVVVDSVRRTIERVRALTATIPERPTVVWPVWESPPMVIGGGSYLDELLTIAGARNVFHDDSTASPSVSIEEIARRAPALVITGSTRVAALKEATSWRAVPAVREGHFVVVDQDVTGRPSVVLGMAATHLARLFHPTLADSLR